The nucleotide sequence TTTTTTCTATTGCATCCGAAATTGTTTTTTCCGGCGTTATAAAATTATTTGCTCCCCAAAAATCAGAATCATAGGTATAGCCGTTATCAATAAAAACCAAGTTTTTCGAAGCAACTTTTTCTCTTTTAAATTTTTCGATATTAACTGTATCAACATTCAAAACAACCGTTTCGAAAAAGGTTTTGTATTTTCCGTAAAAAAGCTCTCTTTTTTGCTTAATTCTGAAAACTAAATCGGCACGAACATGACTTAAAACATACTTTTCTCCTGCCGGTTTATAGCTGACCCTATAAGTTGCAGAAACAGGGATGACTTTAAAACGGCGGCTTTTTTTTGCAATAAAATTTACTTTTCGGTTTCCGTCCTTTAAGTTCACTTCAAATTCGGCATAAATAATTGACAAACTTTTTGTTTCAATATAAATTTGACCTTTATAAAGTGAGGTTTCAACATTTTCTTTTTGAGTAAAATCAATAACATAAGCCAGCTTATTTCCGAAAGTTACAATATCCGTTGTTCGGTACTTATAATTTGGCATTTCTGCCTCTTGAAGAAAATCTGTCGGGTTTTTGATGATATCAAGCTCTAATCCGGAATACAACCCGTTTTTTAACTTTACGTTAAGTGTATCTGTTTGTTCGGCATTAATAATTTTACGAGATTTTTCAATGCTGATTTTATCTGAATTAAAAGATGCTTTATAAGGCGTTTTGTATATTTTAATGACCGCCTCCGAAAAGTTGAGTACACGGTTTTTTCTTATCACCCCCTCACGATAAAAAGCCGTAAGTATGCTCTGTTTTTGAAGATAGTTTTTTTGTTTGTTTTTTAAAGCTTGCTTTAGAATTTTTACCGGATCGCCTGTTCTGATAATAACCTCTTGAACAGAAATAAAATCTTCAATTAATTGAATATTATATTTGGTTTTTTTTATTCCGGAAACAGTAATAAATTGAGTTTTATAGCCTATGTGTGAAATAAACAGGGTTGAATCTTTTAGTGATTTGTCTATTTTGAATGTGAAAACCCCGTTTTGGTTTGAAACGGTTCCGATTCCGGTATTCAAAATGCCGATTGAGGAATACGGGACCAGGGCTCCGGTTCTTTTATCTGTTATTTTTCCGGATATATAAATTTGATTTTTTGAACTGCCTTCCGATTTCTTAAAAAAGTTGCTTTGTTGCTTCTTACATATTATAATGTGGTCTTCTATAATTTTGTATGTTAAGCTGCTGTCTGCCAATATCATATCAAGGGTGCTTTTTATTGATGCGTTTTTGGCAGAGTATGTAATAATTTTATTTTCGGGAATAACATCCGGGCTATAAGTGAAAAAATAACCTGTTTGACTTGAAATTTGTTTTAAAACAAATTTAATGCTTTTGTTTTTAGCTTTTATGGTTACAAATTTATTTGACAGGGAAGTTTGAGAATAAATAAAACTTATTCCCGAAAAGCACATTAATATTATTAATGCAAGCTTCTTCATATAATAACAGGTTCGTTTTCCTTCAATCTTTATAAATAATAATTTTATTCTTTTCTTGTTTGTATTTTAAATTATGTGCAGAACAAATAATCTCTAATGCAACAGTTAATGCTTTGTTTCGGGGATTTGAAACAATTGGTAACTTGCCGATTTTTGGATCTTCAATAACAATTTCGGCATTATATGCTTTATTAAAGTCTTCAATTACTTTATTTAGTTTTTCTCCGTTGTAATTAAAACATTTTGTTTTCCAAGATAAATAATTTTTGTTTTTATTTACAGATTTGGAAAGAATGTTATTTTCAATTTTTCCGACTTCTTCGGGCTTTAAAATGATGTTTTCTTTGTTATTATTTGAGAGTTTTATTTTTCCGGTTTTGACTGTAACCGTAATATCTGTTTTTTTACTTGTTAAAACATTAAAAGATGTTCCCAAAACGGTAATTTCGGTATTGTTTGATCTAATAACAAAGGGAATTTTTGGATTTCTTTTAATTTCAAAAAAAGCTTCTCCGGAGAATTCGACCGATCTGTTAATTTTCGAAAATTCTTCAGGAAACCTAATTTCGGAGTTTTTATTAAGGGTTAAAACAGAACCGTCAGGTAAAACGATTTCTTTAATTTCATTTCCCGAACTTATTTCTGTAAATTGGTTGTCGGTAAAATTGTTTATTAAAAAATATCCGAAAATTGTTGTTACCGCTAATATTATGACAGATGCCGCAATATTTCTTGTTTTATACAGAGATTTTCTTTTCTGAATAGGTGTTTTCGGGGTTTCAACATCTTTTTTAAATTCAAACCAAGCTTTGTCTGCATTGAATATGTGACGTTCTTTTGTTTTTATTTTGCCGGAATAGTTTTTTAGCGAGTGGCTTTTTATTTGGTTTGAAACGGCTTTTCTTTCATTTTCGGAAAGAGTTCCGGTAATAAAATTTGATATGGTTTGATATTCTTTTTGTGACATTTTTATTTGTTTAGTGCGTATTCGGGAAAATAAATTCTGAATGTTTTTAGTGCTTTGCTTATATTTGCTTCAACCGTTTTTACGGAAACAGACATTTCTTTTGCAATCTCTTTATACCGTAAGCCTTTAAATCTGCTTAATTTAAAAATTTCTATACACTTGTCGGGTAAAGTGTTGAGAGCTTCGTTAAAAATATCGATGCTTTCTTCAAAAACTAAAGTTTCATGCGGGTTAGTTGTTTCTGTATTATTTTGCATTTCAATGTGTTTTTCATAGACACGAATAATTTTTTTGTGATTTATATTTTGCAAACATTTGTTTCTTACCGAAATATACAAATATGATTTAACAGAAACTTTCACTTTTACAGAAAATCGCTTTTCCCAGATTTTATAAAAAACATCTTGTACTACCTCTTCGGCATCTTCATTTCTGTTGGTATATTTTAGGGCAAAACGGCATAATTCAGAATAATATTTCTTGAATATAATTTCAAAGGTTTCAATATTAATATTTTTAAAATTTTCAACTTCCAAATCGGATAATTTTTACAAAAATACAGGTTTTCATAAAAAGCCGATATTGGGTATAAATATCGACTTTTTTGAATGCGAAAATTAATTATTTTGAATTTTTAAGATAACGCCGTATTTTTTTATTGTATTTTCTATTGATTCCTCTGGTTTTATTGTGTTGTATTTCCCCCAAAAATCTTCATCTCCGAAAGGTCTTACTTTTTCTTCAAAAACAATTCCGGCTTTTAATTGCTCGGCTCTGGTGAATTTAACAACATTTTTATCTGTTTTATCTGTTATTGCAATTTCTGTCATAACGGTATATTTTGAATTAAAAACTTTTGCTTTCCAATTGCATTTAAATGTTACTTCTCCTCTTGCGTGAGCAAAATAGTATTTCCCGCTATCCTCTTTATATTTTACAAAGTATTTTGTTGTGACAGGAACGATTGACATAAACAAAGGTTTTTTTCTTACGAATAATCTGCTTGCTGCTTCTTTGTTTTCAAGGTTTAACTCAAATTCAGCAGCAGTTATTGCTAAAGTTTTTACGTTAACATATAATTTTCCGTTAAAAAGCGGATATTCCGGGTTTTTAACCTGAGTAAAGGCTATCACATAATTTTGTTTATCATTTATTGTTGTAATTTCATTAATTTCAAACTTATAGCTACCCATATTATCTTTATAAAAAATAATATCCGGATTTTTTGCGACATCTAACAATAATGCTGTTTTTGGGCCGCCTCTAAGTTTCATAATAATTGTGTCTTGCGATTTAACATTAGAGCTTTTTCGACCTTTATACAGTTTAACTAAATCGCTTGACAGGGGTTTGTCGTATTCGGCTTTATAAACTTCAACAACAGCCTCTGAAATTGAAACATATTTCTTTTTTTTCTTGATTGTTTCTCGGTAAAAAGCAATCATTTTATTTGGGTTATTGTTGTAGTTTTCCGGGATTTTTTTAAGAATTTCAGCAATTAATTCTTTCGGGTTATTGGGTCTTACTATTACCTCTTCAATGGGCACGGCAAAAGGCTGCATTTTTATAACAACATTGTTTTCGGATATAGTTTCGACGTTCACATACTTATTTTTATATCCGATATATTTAAAGCTCAATTGTTTTATATTCAGGCTATTGTCTATGTTTATAGTAAACTTCCCTTCGGTATTTGTTACTGTTCCTATATTTGTTCCTACAGCCGATACTGTTACGAAAACCATAGGTTTTTTTGTTTTTTTATCAATTACTTTTCCTTCAATTGTTAAAAATGAATTTGAGTTTAACCGATTTTGCCCTGAAACGACAGAGCCGGCGTAATTTAAATTGAAAATTAAAAGCATTATCGTTATTATGCTTAACTGTTTTGTAGGCATTAGATTTTTCATGATATTTTATTTTTTAAAATGAATTATTATCTGTTTTTACCTTAAGATAGTTGGGCTTCATTTTACCCTATAAAAAAACCCAATCAAAATAAAGATTGAGTTTTATCGTATGTTTATTTGAAAGCCGGTTCAACCAAAACAGCAAAAAGAACCTATTTTTATTTTTTTAGTTTTTCTTGAAGTTGTTTCAACTCTTCTAATTGAAATTCTAACTCTGTTTCCCTTGCTCTTAACTCTTCTGTTCTCCTAATTAGCTCGGTATTATCAAACCCTATTAAAAGAATTGATGCGGTTTTGCCACTTGCATTTTTAATTGCAGTAAACGTCCCTTGTATAAATAATTTTTTGTTGCCCTTGCCTATAAAAGGAAATTCGCCGCTTATATGTTCTCCCTTAAGAAGTTTGTCCCATGCTTCTTTATATTGTTCAGATGATGCAAATTCTTTTGAAATAATAATTTCGTGGTTTTTTGAAATAATTTCAGATTGTTTGTAGCCGAATATCTTGCAAAACAAATCATTAACACTAAGAATTATTCCTTTTTTATCAAATTCAGCAATAATGTTTGTTTTTTTTACACCTTCAAACCGGCTTTCTGACATTGCTTCTTTTTCTGCTATTTCCAGAGCCTTTACCATTATGTCTTCTTGTTGTTTTGCCGATTGGTCTTGTAACACTTGCATATCTTGTATTTGGAAAAATAGTTCTGTTTCTCTGGCTTTTAGTTCTTCGGTTTTAAGTACTAAGTCTGTGGTGTCGAAGCCGACAAAAAATATATTTTTTGTTTTTCTTGTTTGGTCTTTTATTACGGTAAAGGTTCCTTGTAAGAATATTTTTTGTTTGTTTTTTCCTGTAAAATTAAATGTTCCGCTGACATGTTTTCCGGATTTAAGATCTTCCCATAAAGGCGCATATTTTTTTGAACGTATAAATTGTTCATTAAAAAGGTTTGCAATTTTTGTATTTATTATCTCTTTTTTTGTAAACTTAAAAATGTATTCAAATATTTTGTTTACAGAATGAATATTTCCGTCTAAATCAATTTCAAATGTAAGGTTGGTTTGGTTAATACCCTCTAAACGGCTGGAAATTAATGCCTCTTCTTTTGCGATTTCTTCAATTTTTCGAGCAAGCTCTTTTCTTTGCTTCATTGCTGTTTCAACTGCTGACTGCAAAGTCATTTCATTTGCTTTCAACATCTCATTTGTGTTCTCAAGTATATGCTGTTTTCTTTCAGCTT is from Bacteroidales bacterium and encodes:
- a CDS encoding RNA polymerase sigma-70 factor, which encodes MEVENFKNINIETFEIIFKKYYSELCRFALKYTNRNEDAEEVVQDVFYKIWEKRFSVKVKVSVKSYLYISVRNKCLQNINHKKIIRVYEKHIEMQNNTETTNPHETLVFEESIDIFNEALNTLPDKCIEIFKLSRFKGLRYKEIAKEMSVSVKTVEANISKALKTFRIYFPEYALNK
- a CDS encoding carboxypeptidase-like regulatory domain-containing protein — encoded protein: MKKLALIILMCFSGISFIYSQTSLSNKFVTIKAKNKSIKFVLKQISSQTGYFFTYSPDVIPENKIITYSAKNASIKSTLDMILADSSLTYKIIEDHIIICKKQQSNFFKKSEGSSKNQIYISGKITDKRTGALVPYSSIGILNTGIGTVSNQNGVFTFKIDKSLKDSTLFISHIGYKTQFITVSGIKKTKYNIQLIEDFISVQEVIIRTGDPVKILKQALKNKQKNYLQKQSILTAFYREGVIRKNRVLNFSEAVIKIYKTPYKASFNSDKISIEKSRKIINAEQTDTLNVKLKNGLYSGLELDIIKNPTDFLQEAEMPNYKYRTTDIVTFGNKLAYVIDFTQKENVETSLYKGQIYIETKSLSIIYAEFEVNLKDGNRKVNFIAKKSRRFKVIPVSATYRVSYKPAGEKYVLSHVRADLVFRIKQKRELFYGKYKTFFETVVLNVDTVNIEKFKREKVASKNLVFIDNGYTYDSDFWGANNFITPEKTISDAIEKIRVKLNFKK
- a CDS encoding FecR family protein; the protein is MSQKEYQTISNFITGTLSENERKAVSNQIKSHSLKNYSGKIKTKERHIFNADKAWFEFKKDVETPKTPIQKRKSLYKTRNIAASVIILAVTTIFGYFLINNFTDNQFTEISSGNEIKEIVLPDGSVLTLNKNSEIRFPEEFSKINRSVEFSGEAFFEIKRNPKIPFVIRSNNTEITVLGTSFNVLTSKKTDITVTVKTGKIKLSNNNKENIILKPEEVGKIENNILSKSVNKNKNYLSWKTKCFNYNGEKLNKVIEDFNKAYNAEIVIEDPKIGKLPIVSNPRNKALTVALEIICSAHNLKYKQEKNKIIIYKD
- a CDS encoding carboxypeptidase-like regulatory domain-containing protein → MKNLMPTKQLSIITIMLLIFNLNYAGSVVSGQNRLNSNSFLTIEGKVIDKKTKKPMVFVTVSAVGTNIGTVTNTEGKFTINIDNSLNIKQLSFKYIGYKNKYVNVETISENNVVIKMQPFAVPIEEVIVRPNNPKELIAEILKKIPENYNNNPNKMIAFYRETIKKKKKYVSISEAVVEVYKAEYDKPLSSDLVKLYKGRKSSNVKSQDTIIMKLRGGPKTALLLDVAKNPDIIFYKDNMGSYKFEINEITTINDKQNYVIAFTQVKNPEYPLFNGKLYVNVKTLAITAAEFELNLENKEAASRLFVRKKPLFMSIVPVTTKYFVKYKEDSGKYYFAHARGEVTFKCNWKAKVFNSKYTVMTEIAITDKTDKNVVKFTRAEQLKAGIVFEEKVRPFGDEDFWGKYNTIKPEESIENTIKKYGVILKIQNN